The following proteins are co-located in the Apis mellifera strain DH4 linkage group LG11, Amel_HAv3.1, whole genome shotgun sequence genome:
- the LOC410334 gene encoding uncharacterized protein LOC410334 isoform X3, translated as MSATVAGNQQQQHPHQEWDINDSNVPRVVEYDPWCEWADGHVRRVYGPDCEEARRHASGWAMRNTNNHNVSILKKSCLGVLVCSQECILPGGGRVHLRPAICDKARKKQQGKPCPNRQCTGRLEILSCRGHCGYPVTHFWRHTEHAIFFQAKGQHDHPRPEAKSTSEARRSVGAGRRVRGLAVLLANEAALGSKLMSLRGTKRSNSEAIEQPPRTTQPPPLIPDKGYSCSCPPFECMCGLQSNVSAYQQSHHQTTMYPQQTGSNDTPYWLQDTVPAQETALGYNLPSQVSQEASYPDFPPFTGELLQPEEIFQLDQPLRPEFSMNSQEVASRSPPTLLDLGSGTIKYEMKQQGDQAYWSQFLSEDSSSSHLSIAQDERLQFPGFETEKDSANGFCAKRPVNHHQFVPEKEGNHHHHHLNNPLNFQDYQHTRHTPNQKGADQEASYWAQNHQDDRLNFPDFDPRKEEELLPARRDVNCFPKENCQQGLMDRPSYSVYPKKEIDSSRPSISSSRGSPMENKHYSFNDGYQMFDQSDKNQLAANRIPNQSRMVGLDERLQNNYRETNADTSERLFPDPSGMDIPAQNSPEPFFYPTNDRCHYTCEVVDTRLPQMAVASQSNGMNNYGDVADLDLPPFVDYTLVGMLCSTEEDTSSLLPGCPQNSHSYVPHH; from the exons ATGTCAGCGACTGTTGCCGGCAACCAGCAACAGCAACATCCGCACCAAGAATGGGACATCAACGACTCGAACGTGCCAAGG gtGGTAGAGTATGATCCCTGGTGCGAATGGGCGGACGGCCATGTAAGAAGAGTGTACGGGCCAGATTGCGAGGAAGCGAGAAGACACGCATCCGGATGGGCGATGAGGAACACGAACAATCACAACGTGAGCATCTTGAAAAAGTCTTGCCTCGGTGTGCTGGTCTGCTCGCAAGAATGCATACTACCTGGCGGCGGAAGGGTTCACCTTCGACCGGCAATTTGTGACAAG GCAAGGAAAAAGCAACAAGGGAAACCGTGCCCGAATAGACAATGCACGGGTCGGTTGGAAATACTTTCGTGTCGCGGCCATTGCGGTTACCCCGTAACGCATTTCTGGCGACATACCGAGCACGCGATATTTTTCCAAGCCAAAGGACAACACGATCATCCGCGACCAGAAGCAAAATCCACGTCCGAGGCGAGGCGAAGCGTGGGTGCAGGCAGAAGGGTGCGAGGATTGGCGGTCCTTCTCGCGAACGAGGCTGCTTTGGGTTCCAAA TTAATGTCACTACGCGGAACGAAAAGATCGAATTCCGAAGCGATCGAGCAACCGCCAAGAACGACGCAGCCACCGCCACTGATACCGGATAAAG GATACTCGTGTTCCTGCCCACCATTCGAATGCATGTGCGGCCTACAGAGCAACGTCTCGGCTTATCAACAGTCGCATCATCAAACAACCATGTATCCCCAACAAACTGGCTCGAACGACACCCCCTACTGGCTCCAAGACACGGTCCCAGCCCAAGAGACAGCGCTGGGCTACAATCTGCCCAGCCAAGTGTCTCAAGAGGCCTCCTACCCCGATTTTCCCCCGTTCACCGGAGAGTTGCTCCAACCGGAAGAGATCTTCCAGCTGGATCAACCCCTGAGACCCGAATTCTCCATGAATTCTCAAGAGGTGGCCTCAAGATCGCCGCCCACCTTGCTCGATCTTGGAAGCGGCACCATAAAGTACGAGATGAAACAGCAAGGGGACCAGGCTTACTGGAGCCAATTTCTCAGCGAGGACTCGAGCAGCAGTCACCTGAGCATAGCCCAGGACGAGAGGCTTCAATTCCCCGGCTTCGAAACGGAGAAAGACTCGGCGAACGGGTTTTGCGCGAAGAGACCGGTCAATCATCATCAATTCGTCCCTGAGAAGGAAGGGAatcaccatcatcatcatttgaACAATCCTTTAAACTTTCAAGATTACCAACACACTCGACACACCCCGAATCAGAAGGGCGCGGATCAAGAAGCGAGCTATTGGGCGCAAAATCATCAGGACGACCGTTTAAATTTCCCCGACTTCGATCCTCGCAAGGAGGAGGAGTTGTTGCCCGCTAGACGGGACGTTAACTGTTTTCCAAAGGAGAACTGCCAGCAAGGATTGATGGACAGGCCGAGTTACAGCGTCTATCCGAAGAAGGAGATCGATTCTTCCCGcccttctatttcttcttctcgcggCTCGCCCATGGAGAACAAGCATTACTCGTTCAACGACGGTTATCAGATGTTCGACCAGTCGGACAAGAATCAATTGGCGGCCAATCGTATACCAAATCAGAGTCGGATGGTAGGTCTGGACGAGAGGTTGCAGAATAATTATCGCGAAACGAACGCTGACACGAGCGAAAGATTGTTCCCCGATCCGAGCGGGATGGATATACCCGCGCAAAACAGCCCCGAGCCCTTCTTCTACCCCACCAACGACCGTTGCCATTACACTTGCGAGGTGGTGGACACTCGGCTACCCCAGATGGCCGTCGCGAGCCAGTCGAACGGGATGAACAATTACGGGGACGTGGCCGATCTCGATCTTCCCCCTTTCGTCGACTACACCCTCGTCGGGATGCTGTGCTCCACCGAGGAGGACACGTCGAGCTTGCTACCCGGCTGCCCCCAAAACTCGCACAGCTACGTCCCCCATCATTAG
- the LOC410334 gene encoding uncharacterized protein LOC410334 isoform X2, with protein MVVLSRVGSPTMSATVAGNQQQQHPHQEWDINDSNVPRVVEYDPWCEWADGHVRRVYGPDCEEARRHASGWAMRNTNNHNVSILKKSCLGVLVCSQECILPGGGRVHLRPAICDKARKKQQGKPCPNRQCTGRLEILSCRGHCGYPVTHFWRHTEHAIFFQAKGQHDHPRPEAKSTSEARRSVGAGRRVRGLAVLLANEAALGSKLMSLRGTKRSNSEAIEQPPRTTQPPPLIPDKGYSCSCPPFECMCGLQSNVSAYQQSHHQTTMYPQQTGSNDTPYWLQDTVPAQETALGYNLPSQVSQEASYPDFPPFTGELLQPEEIFQLDQPLRPEFSMNSQEVASRSPPTLLDLGSGTIKYEMKQQGDQAYWSQFLSEDSSSSHLSIAQDERLQFPGFETEKDSANGFCAKRPVNHHQFVPEKEGNHHHHHLNNPLNFQDYQHTRHTPNQKGADQEASYWAQNHQDDRLNFPDFDPRKEEELLPARRDVNCFPKENCQQGLMDRPSYSVYPKKEIDSSRPSISSSRGSPMENKHYSFNDGYQMFDQSDKNQLAANRIPNQSRMVGLDERLQNNYRETNADTSERLFPDPSGMDIPAQNSPEPFFYPTNDRCHYTCEVVDTRLPQMAVASQSNGMNNYGDVADLDLPPFVDYTLVGMLCSTEEDTSSLLPGCPQNSHSYVPHH; from the exons ATGGTGGTACT gAGTCGCGTTGGGTCGCCGACGATGTCAGCGACTGTTGCCGGCAACCAGCAACAGCAACATCCGCACCAAGAATGGGACATCAACGACTCGAACGTGCCAAGG gtGGTAGAGTATGATCCCTGGTGCGAATGGGCGGACGGCCATGTAAGAAGAGTGTACGGGCCAGATTGCGAGGAAGCGAGAAGACACGCATCCGGATGGGCGATGAGGAACACGAACAATCACAACGTGAGCATCTTGAAAAAGTCTTGCCTCGGTGTGCTGGTCTGCTCGCAAGAATGCATACTACCTGGCGGCGGAAGGGTTCACCTTCGACCGGCAATTTGTGACAAG GCAAGGAAAAAGCAACAAGGGAAACCGTGCCCGAATAGACAATGCACGGGTCGGTTGGAAATACTTTCGTGTCGCGGCCATTGCGGTTACCCCGTAACGCATTTCTGGCGACATACCGAGCACGCGATATTTTTCCAAGCCAAAGGACAACACGATCATCCGCGACCAGAAGCAAAATCCACGTCCGAGGCGAGGCGAAGCGTGGGTGCAGGCAGAAGGGTGCGAGGATTGGCGGTCCTTCTCGCGAACGAGGCTGCTTTGGGTTCCAAA TTAATGTCACTACGCGGAACGAAAAGATCGAATTCCGAAGCGATCGAGCAACCGCCAAGAACGACGCAGCCACCGCCACTGATACCGGATAAAG GATACTCGTGTTCCTGCCCACCATTCGAATGCATGTGCGGCCTACAGAGCAACGTCTCGGCTTATCAACAGTCGCATCATCAAACAACCATGTATCCCCAACAAACTGGCTCGAACGACACCCCCTACTGGCTCCAAGACACGGTCCCAGCCCAAGAGACAGCGCTGGGCTACAATCTGCCCAGCCAAGTGTCTCAAGAGGCCTCCTACCCCGATTTTCCCCCGTTCACCGGAGAGTTGCTCCAACCGGAAGAGATCTTCCAGCTGGATCAACCCCTGAGACCCGAATTCTCCATGAATTCTCAAGAGGTGGCCTCAAGATCGCCGCCCACCTTGCTCGATCTTGGAAGCGGCACCATAAAGTACGAGATGAAACAGCAAGGGGACCAGGCTTACTGGAGCCAATTTCTCAGCGAGGACTCGAGCAGCAGTCACCTGAGCATAGCCCAGGACGAGAGGCTTCAATTCCCCGGCTTCGAAACGGAGAAAGACTCGGCGAACGGGTTTTGCGCGAAGAGACCGGTCAATCATCATCAATTCGTCCCTGAGAAGGAAGGGAatcaccatcatcatcatttgaACAATCCTTTAAACTTTCAAGATTACCAACACACTCGACACACCCCGAATCAGAAGGGCGCGGATCAAGAAGCGAGCTATTGGGCGCAAAATCATCAGGACGACCGTTTAAATTTCCCCGACTTCGATCCTCGCAAGGAGGAGGAGTTGTTGCCCGCTAGACGGGACGTTAACTGTTTTCCAAAGGAGAACTGCCAGCAAGGATTGATGGACAGGCCGAGTTACAGCGTCTATCCGAAGAAGGAGATCGATTCTTCCCGcccttctatttcttcttctcgcggCTCGCCCATGGAGAACAAGCATTACTCGTTCAACGACGGTTATCAGATGTTCGACCAGTCGGACAAGAATCAATTGGCGGCCAATCGTATACCAAATCAGAGTCGGATGGTAGGTCTGGACGAGAGGTTGCAGAATAATTATCGCGAAACGAACGCTGACACGAGCGAAAGATTGTTCCCCGATCCGAGCGGGATGGATATACCCGCGCAAAACAGCCCCGAGCCCTTCTTCTACCCCACCAACGACCGTTGCCATTACACTTGCGAGGTGGTGGACACTCGGCTACCCCAGATGGCCGTCGCGAGCCAGTCGAACGGGATGAACAATTACGGGGACGTGGCCGATCTCGATCTTCCCCCTTTCGTCGACTACACCCTCGTCGGGATGCTGTGCTCCACCGAGGAGGACACGTCGAGCTTGCTACCCGGCTGCCCCCAAAACTCGCACAGCTACGTCCCCCATCATTAG
- the LOC410334 gene encoding uncharacterized protein LOC410334 isoform X1, whose amino-acid sequence MVRPFENRDNRAFEWSSRSRVGSPTMSATVAGNQQQQHPHQEWDINDSNVPRVVEYDPWCEWADGHVRRVYGPDCEEARRHASGWAMRNTNNHNVSILKKSCLGVLVCSQECILPGGGRVHLRPAICDKARKKQQGKPCPNRQCTGRLEILSCRGHCGYPVTHFWRHTEHAIFFQAKGQHDHPRPEAKSTSEARRSVGAGRRVRGLAVLLANEAALGSKLMSLRGTKRSNSEAIEQPPRTTQPPPLIPDKGYSCSCPPFECMCGLQSNVSAYQQSHHQTTMYPQQTGSNDTPYWLQDTVPAQETALGYNLPSQVSQEASYPDFPPFTGELLQPEEIFQLDQPLRPEFSMNSQEVASRSPPTLLDLGSGTIKYEMKQQGDQAYWSQFLSEDSSSSHLSIAQDERLQFPGFETEKDSANGFCAKRPVNHHQFVPEKEGNHHHHHLNNPLNFQDYQHTRHTPNQKGADQEASYWAQNHQDDRLNFPDFDPRKEEELLPARRDVNCFPKENCQQGLMDRPSYSVYPKKEIDSSRPSISSSRGSPMENKHYSFNDGYQMFDQSDKNQLAANRIPNQSRMVGLDERLQNNYRETNADTSERLFPDPSGMDIPAQNSPEPFFYPTNDRCHYTCEVVDTRLPQMAVASQSNGMNNYGDVADLDLPPFVDYTLVGMLCSTEEDTSSLLPGCPQNSHSYVPHH is encoded by the exons ATGGTTAGGCCTTTCGAGAACAGAGATAATCGTGCGTTTGAATGGTCGTCtag gAGTCGCGTTGGGTCGCCGACGATGTCAGCGACTGTTGCCGGCAACCAGCAACAGCAACATCCGCACCAAGAATGGGACATCAACGACTCGAACGTGCCAAGG gtGGTAGAGTATGATCCCTGGTGCGAATGGGCGGACGGCCATGTAAGAAGAGTGTACGGGCCAGATTGCGAGGAAGCGAGAAGACACGCATCCGGATGGGCGATGAGGAACACGAACAATCACAACGTGAGCATCTTGAAAAAGTCTTGCCTCGGTGTGCTGGTCTGCTCGCAAGAATGCATACTACCTGGCGGCGGAAGGGTTCACCTTCGACCGGCAATTTGTGACAAG GCAAGGAAAAAGCAACAAGGGAAACCGTGCCCGAATAGACAATGCACGGGTCGGTTGGAAATACTTTCGTGTCGCGGCCATTGCGGTTACCCCGTAACGCATTTCTGGCGACATACCGAGCACGCGATATTTTTCCAAGCCAAAGGACAACACGATCATCCGCGACCAGAAGCAAAATCCACGTCCGAGGCGAGGCGAAGCGTGGGTGCAGGCAGAAGGGTGCGAGGATTGGCGGTCCTTCTCGCGAACGAGGCTGCTTTGGGTTCCAAA TTAATGTCACTACGCGGAACGAAAAGATCGAATTCCGAAGCGATCGAGCAACCGCCAAGAACGACGCAGCCACCGCCACTGATACCGGATAAAG GATACTCGTGTTCCTGCCCACCATTCGAATGCATGTGCGGCCTACAGAGCAACGTCTCGGCTTATCAACAGTCGCATCATCAAACAACCATGTATCCCCAACAAACTGGCTCGAACGACACCCCCTACTGGCTCCAAGACACGGTCCCAGCCCAAGAGACAGCGCTGGGCTACAATCTGCCCAGCCAAGTGTCTCAAGAGGCCTCCTACCCCGATTTTCCCCCGTTCACCGGAGAGTTGCTCCAACCGGAAGAGATCTTCCAGCTGGATCAACCCCTGAGACCCGAATTCTCCATGAATTCTCAAGAGGTGGCCTCAAGATCGCCGCCCACCTTGCTCGATCTTGGAAGCGGCACCATAAAGTACGAGATGAAACAGCAAGGGGACCAGGCTTACTGGAGCCAATTTCTCAGCGAGGACTCGAGCAGCAGTCACCTGAGCATAGCCCAGGACGAGAGGCTTCAATTCCCCGGCTTCGAAACGGAGAAAGACTCGGCGAACGGGTTTTGCGCGAAGAGACCGGTCAATCATCATCAATTCGTCCCTGAGAAGGAAGGGAatcaccatcatcatcatttgaACAATCCTTTAAACTTTCAAGATTACCAACACACTCGACACACCCCGAATCAGAAGGGCGCGGATCAAGAAGCGAGCTATTGGGCGCAAAATCATCAGGACGACCGTTTAAATTTCCCCGACTTCGATCCTCGCAAGGAGGAGGAGTTGTTGCCCGCTAGACGGGACGTTAACTGTTTTCCAAAGGAGAACTGCCAGCAAGGATTGATGGACAGGCCGAGTTACAGCGTCTATCCGAAGAAGGAGATCGATTCTTCCCGcccttctatttcttcttctcgcggCTCGCCCATGGAGAACAAGCATTACTCGTTCAACGACGGTTATCAGATGTTCGACCAGTCGGACAAGAATCAATTGGCGGCCAATCGTATACCAAATCAGAGTCGGATGGTAGGTCTGGACGAGAGGTTGCAGAATAATTATCGCGAAACGAACGCTGACACGAGCGAAAGATTGTTCCCCGATCCGAGCGGGATGGATATACCCGCGCAAAACAGCCCCGAGCCCTTCTTCTACCCCACCAACGACCGTTGCCATTACACTTGCGAGGTGGTGGACACTCGGCTACCCCAGATGGCCGTCGCGAGCCAGTCGAACGGGATGAACAATTACGGGGACGTGGCCGATCTCGATCTTCCCCCTTTCGTCGACTACACCCTCGTCGGGATGCTGTGCTCCACCGAGGAGGACACGTCGAGCTTGCTACCCGGCTGCCCCCAAAACTCGCACAGCTACGTCCCCCATCATTAG